From the Anguilla anguilla isolate fAngAng1 chromosome 6, fAngAng1.pri, whole genome shotgun sequence genome, one window contains:
- the reps1 gene encoding ralBP1-associated Eps domain-containing protein 1 isoform X1, which produces MESLTLSDVEQKYYSDLFVYCDTENTKKVASNGRVLDLFRAAQLPNEVVLQITELCGATRLGYFGRSQFYIALKLIAVAQSGLPLRAESLNSVKDLPLPRFVLGKNEQEARHAALYPDSENQGPYSGVIPRPPGRVQSKKASSHEVIQPCAPPAEPQPDTTSPVVSPHQSPPASPNSWRKHKRQTSGGNSERQPAVAGAVWTPFGEAQSGPVAGDAMWSAHSPPPVQESWVSFTDTPPTSTLPPMHPSSVQESTTVRTVASAATANELQRQSSNYDDPWKITDEQRQYYINQFKTIQPDLNGFIPGSAAKEFFTKSKLPILELSHIWELSDFDKDGALTLDEFCAAFHLVVARKNGYDLPEKLPESLMPKLIDLDDSAEVPDPVPEVGYSSSPVEVTPNKSPSMPSLNQNWPELNQSNEQWETFSERSSSSQTLTQFDSNIAPADPDTAIVHPVPIRMTPSKIHMQEMELKRTGSEHTHPTSPLMAKPPELSEENKLATSMKFVAANTTGDGYSSSDSFTSDQEPIGSVVTRQRSHSGTSPEGLKAAAPPPPPPRPHASHSRSSSLDMNRNFAAVPAGQQPAAGVAFPPAVPPRPQPSQAAGPHGHRPVDGDGLAAHASTSPQQIPEQPNFADFSQFQAFAVEPSEDGEKHPESSQAEKPGEPAGSLRTAKADAPAEDRAAAAVNSAKGSTPLAPPPKPVRRRLKSEDELRPETEEHPQKPNVIAAVLATQPSIPRSAGKDKKSIQASIRRNKETNTVLARLNSELQQQLKDLLEERISLEVQLEQLRPFSHL; this is translated from the exons ATGGAAAGTTTAACCTTAAGTGATGTGGAGCAAAAATATTACTCGGATTTATTTGTCTACTGCGACACGGAGAACACCAAGAAAGTGGCCTCCAACGGCAGAGTTCTTGACCTTTTCCGAGCGGCCCAGCTACCTAACGAGGTGGTCCTGCAg atcaCGGAGCTGTGCGGTGCCACTCGCCTGGGCTATTTCGGACGGAGCCAGTTCTACATCGCGCTGAAGCTCATAGCTGTGGCCCAGTCTGGGCTGCCGCTCCGGGCCGAGAGTTTGAACAGCG TGAAGGACCTGCCCCTGCCCAGGTTCGTGTTGGGCAAGAACGAGCAGGAGGCCCGACACGCTGCCCTGTACCCCGACTCGGAGAACCAGGGGCCCTACTCGGGCGTGATCCCGCGACCCCCCGGGCGGGTGCAGTCCAAGAAGGCGTCGAGCCACGAGGTGATCCAGCCGTGCGCGCCTCCGGCCGAACCTCAG CCTGACACCACGTCCCCCGTGGTTTCCCCCCACCAGTCTCCGCCGGCCTCCCCCAACTCCTGGAGAAAGCACAAGCGACAGACCAGCGGCGGGAACTCTGAGAGACAGCCCGCGGTAGCAGGTGCCGTCTGGACGCCCTTCGGTGAAGCACAATCAG GGCCGGTGGCAGGCGATGCAATGTGGTCTgcccactctccccctcccgtTCAGGAAAGCTGGGTCAGTTTCACCGATACTCCCCCTACCAGCACACTTCCACCAATGCATCCCTCGTCAGTCCAG GAGAGCACAACGGTCCGAACGGTCGCGTCTGCTGCAACGGCGAATGAGCTCCAAAGGCAGTCCAGCAACTACGACGACCCCTGGAAGATCACGGACGAGCAGCGGCAGTATTACATCAACCAGTTCAAGACCATCCAGCCGGATCTGAACGGGTTCATCCCCG GCTCTGCAGCCAAGGAGTTTTTCACTAAATCAAAGCTGCCCATCCTTGAACTGTCTCACATTTG GGAGCTGTCAGATTTTGATAAAGATGGTGCTTTAACACTGGACGAGTTCTGTGCTGCGTTTCATTTGGTGGTAGCAAGAAAAAATGGCTATGACCTTCCGGAAAAACTGCCAGAGAGCTTAATGCCAAAGCTTATTGACTTGGATGACTCAGCAG AAGTCCCTGACCCAGTCCCAGAGGTGGGGTACTCCAGCTCGCCTGTGGAGGTGACCCCCAACAAATCCCCCTCCATGCCCTCCCTAAACCAGAACTGGCCCGAGCTCAACCAGAGCAATGAG CAGTGGGAGACTTTTAGCGAACGCTCCTCCAGCTCACAAACTCTGACCCAATTTGATTCTAACATTGCACCAGCTGACCCT GATACGGCCATCGTTCACCCCGTCCCCATCCGCATGACCCCCAGCAAGATCCACATGCAGGAAATGGAGCTgaagagaacaggaagtg AGCACACACATCCTACGAGCCCTTTGATGGCTAAGCCCCCTGAGCTGTCGGAGGAGAATAAGTTAGCAACTTCTATGAAATTTGTAGCTGCAAATACCACAG GCGATGGATACAGCAGTTCCGACTCATTCACATCAGATCAAGAGCCAATAGGCAGTGTCGTAACGAGACAAAG ATCTCACTCGGGGACGTCTCCCGAAGGACTCAAagccgcggccccgcccccgccgccccccaggccccacGCGTCTCACTCGAGATCCTCCTCGCTAGACATGAACAGAAACTTCGCCGCCGTCCCCGCAG GGCAGCAGCCGGCCGCGGGCGTGGCCTTCCCCCCAGCGGTgcctccccgcccccagccctcgCAG GCTGCCGGCCCTCACGGCCACCGCCCGGTGGACGGGGACGGCCTGGCGGCTCACGCCAGCACCTCCCCGCAGCAGATCCCCGAGCAGCCCAACTTCGCCGACTTCAGCCAGTTCCAGGCCTTCGCCGTAGAGCCCTCCGAGGACGGGGAGAAGCACCCGGAAAGCTCGCAG GCAGAGAAGCCGGGGGAACCGGCCGGCTCGTTGAGAACGGCGAAGGCGGACGCTCCGGCGGAAGACCGAGCCGCGGCGGCTGTGAACTCG GCCAAAGGCTCcacgcccctcgcccccccgccaAAGCCCGTCCGCAGGAGGCTAAAATCGGAGGACGAGCTGCGGCCGGAGACGGAGGAGCACCCGCAGAAGCCCAACGTCATAGCGGCTGTGCTAGCGACGCAGCCCTCTATTCCCAG atcaGCTGGCAAGGACAAAAAGTCAATCCAAGCCTCGATCAGAAGAAACAAAGAAACTAATACTGTGTTGGCCCGGCTCAATAGTGAATTACAGCAACAGTTAAAG GACCTGCTAGAAGAGAGGATATCCTTGGAAGTGCAACTGGAGCAGCTGAGACCGTTTTCACACTTATAA